One Purpureocillium takamizusanense chromosome 1, complete sequence genomic window carries:
- a CDS encoding uncharacterized protein (COG:S~EggNog:ENOG503NXMH) — protein MRDEPTSSRSDLASYYLHDPRNPDKKPHLLVPTVQFEAFLCGINRELDTQLTIPPGQNRHKFGFNFEERGRMPRPRYLARSENQDSLQHIDWPKFAEEDAVGFNEASEADQAAFVKEFDRLLVPNPITHSERTLDRARQKAFDRRAMMEQVQKHLGLELTEDTLRLRPVFICVDIEALEDPPHPVSEVGIAILDAEKIRIIGSGTSGSNWWPSVKCIHLRTEEYRDLKNHKYVQGCPRDFNFGASLFPRQEDLALHIRRIVGRISDDGRRDLLFVAHDTKQDLKFLHRIGVDFMALPGVVGEIDTVTLHQEWRNSNDARSLRTMLSDLGIDYSNLHNAGNDAMYTMRAMLGLATEALRKSSAEARGEKYVPHFWLTGSRWEDPKWWT, from the exons AtgcgcgacgagccgacTTCGAGCAGATCTGACTTGGCAAGCTACTACCTCCATGACCCGCGCAATCCGGACAAGAAGCCGCACCTGCTCGTGCCAACCGTCCAGTTTGAGGCCTTCCTCTGCGGAATTAATCGAGAGCTCGACACGCAGCTGACCATACCACCGGGCCAAAATCGCCACAAGTTCGGCTTCAACTTTGAAGAACGTGGTCgcatgccgcggccgcggtaTCTTGCACGCTCGGAGAACCAGGACAGTCTGCAACACATCGACTGGCCGAAATTTGCCGAAGAGGACGCGGTAGGCTTCAATGAGGCCTCCGAAGCGGACCAAGCGGCTTTCGTTAAGGAGTTTGACCGGCTCCTCGTGCCAAACCCCATTACCCACTCTGAAAGAACCCTCGATCGGGCGAGGCAAAAGGCGTTCGATCGACGGGCAATGATGGAGCAGGTGCAGAAGCATCTGGGGCTTGAGCTAACGGAGGATACTCTTCGTCTCCGGCCCGTCTTTATTTGCGTAGATatcgaggcgctggaggaTCCCCCTCATCCCGTTTCCGAGGTGGGCATTGCCATCTTGGACGCGGAAAAGATTCGAATCATTGGGTCAGGCACGAGTGGCTCGAACTGGTGGCCTTCCGTCAAATGCATCCATCTTCGAACAGAAGAGTACCGCGACTTGAAGAACCACAAATATGTGCAAGGCTGCCCGCGCGACTTCAACTTTGG GGCGAGCCTTTTCCCGAGGCAAGAGGACCTAGCCCTCCATATCCGCCGGATAGTCGGCCGAATCAgcgatgacggccgccgcgacctgTTGTTCGTTGCCCATGACACAAAGCAGGATCTCAAGTTCCTTCACCGCATCGGCGTCGACTTTATGGCACTGCCTGGTGTCGTAGGGGAGATTGATACAGTTACATTGCATCAGGAGTGGCGCAATTCAAACGACGCCCGGAGCCTGCGCACTATGCTGTCGGATCTCGGCATCGACTACAGCAACCTGCACAACGCGGGCAACGACGCAATGTACACCATGCGTGCCATGCTGGGTCTCGCGACAGAGGCTTTGCGCAAGAGCTCGGCAGAGGCTCGGGGAGAAAAGTACGTGCCTCATTTCTGGCTGACTGGTTCTCGCTGGGAGGACCCCAAATGGTGGACCTGA
- the PAM18 gene encoding mitochondrial import inner membrane translocase subunit TIM14 (COG:O~EggNog:ENOG503P48T) — protein sequence MASVFAWGAGAAAAAFLGRAGLVAWRRSRGGVGAMGKAFYKGGFEPKMNKKEASLILSLNERSLSKEKVRKAHRTLMLLNHPDRGGSPYLATKVNEAKEFLDKQVP from the exons ATGGCCTCAGTGTTCGCAtggggcgccggcgccgcggccgcagcctTCCTC GGCCGCGCCGGACTCGTcgcatggcggcgctcccgcgggggcgtcggcgccatgggcaaGGCCTTTTACAAGGGCGGCTTCGAGCCCAAGATGAACAAGAAGGAGGCGTCCCTCATCCTGTCTCTCAA TGAGCGCTCCCTCAGCAAGGAAAAGGTCCGCAAGGCACACCGCACGCTTATGCTGCTCAACCACCCCGatcgcggcggcagcccatACCTCGCGACAAAGgtcaacgaggccaaggagttCCTCGACAAGCAAGTGCCCTGA
- a CDS encoding uncharacterized protein (COG:S~EggNog:ENOG503NY6Q): protein MSGDSDPVGSDRPPAASTCVESGIKADADASRDSPRQANKAVAMKIQRLFIYPVKSMLPVEVSMAEITSEGLRFDRQYVLIKAPPGLKEDSVAEHLTIKTTFRMCLFQPSISDDWSRLTITHTLAEPQTSMTIPLTPSPLSCVKSRTYQVSIFGTRAAGVDMGDGPAAFFSKHLDMPVKLLYIAGDGSRDIPGATGLKQPHISFKTKQAGENGKSTIQRIRFADASPLLVTSTASAADALSRLPTGVRDQDVIIRLRPNIHIDVGPGVGAWDEDEWGKLFVSSPGSDLHKATIRCIFRTPRCLSLNVDLKTGKAAPRDQQLYGLLAKDRRVNSAIPHKPVFGQYATAGPIGAILRVGDEVRVVCRIPAQESDIR, encoded by the exons ATGAGCGGGGACTCGGACCCCGTCGGATCCGACCGACcaccggcggcctcgacttGTGTCGAGTCTGGCATCAAAGCAGACGCCGATGCCTCCCGAGACAGCCCGCGACAGGCGAACAAGGCAGTCGCGATGAAGATTCAGCGG CTGTTCATCTATCCTGTCAAGTCCATGCTGCCCGTCGAGGTGTCCATGGCCGAGATCACGAGCGAAGGCCTGCGCTTCGATCGCCAGTATGTCCTCATCAAGGCGCCGCCTGGGCTGAAGGAGGACTCGGTTGCAGAGCACCTGACCATCAAGACGACGTTTCGCATGTGCCTCTTCCAACCGTCCATCAGCGACGACTGGTCTCGTCTCACTATCACGCATACTCTAGCCGAGCCACAGACGTCCATGACCATACCTCTCACACCATCGCCCCTTTCCTGCGTCAAGTCCAGAACTTATCAAGTCAGCATCTTCGGTACCAGAGCCGCCGGCGTAGATATGGGAgacggccccgccgcctTTTTCAGCAAACACCTTGACATGCCTGTCAAGTTGCTGTACATAGCGGGCGATGGAAGCCGCGACATTCCTGGCGCTACGGGTCTCAAGCAGCCGCACATATCGTTCAAGACTAAGCAAGCCGGCGAAAATGGCAAATCTACCATTCAACGCATCCGATTTGCAGACGCGTCGCCTCTCTTAGTGACGTCAACGGCCTCAGCGGCTGACGCGCTGTCCCGGCTCCCCACGGGCGTGCGCGATCAAGACGTCATTATCCGGCTCCGTCCAAACATTCACATCGACGTTGGCCCGGGTGTCGGGGCCTGGGACGAGGATGAGTGGGGGAAATTGTTCGTCTCATCGCCAGGTTCAGATCTTCACAAGGCCACTATTCGCTGCATATTTCGAACCCCGCGCTGCCTCAGCCTGAATGTGGACCTCAAGACTGGCAAAGCAGCGCCACGAGATCAGCAATTGTACGGCCTATTGGCAAAGGACCGGCGGGTAAACAGTGCTATTCCCC ACAAACCGGTCTTTGGACAGTACGCCACTGCCGGCCCTATTGGTGCAATTCTTCGAGTCGGAGATGAAGTTCGAGTGGTATGTCGGATTCCCGCACAGGAATCCGACATAAGATGA
- a CDS encoding uncharacterized protein (COG:S~EggNog:ENOG503NXMH), with protein MVTYKRPDNELIGRMNRLSMALGTEVTLCPRDETDGDGDNDPAPNDTKKDEMDWEQSQFVTSEVTMSITRAVDEGMRLDERASRTTRVRADTASSSGLFCPWKTIKAYPYRFIGKRNRPRAVPFFEDILKGRLWDFYYLHDPRNPDKKPHLLVPTVQFEAFLCGINRELDTQLTIPPGQNRHKFGFNFEERGRMPRPRYLARSENQDSLQHIDWPKFAEEDAVGFNEASEADQAAFVKEFDRLLVPNPITHSERTLDRARQKAFDRRAMMEQVQKHLGLELTEDTLRLRPVFICVDIEALEDPPHPVSEVGIAILDAEKIRIIGSGTSGSNWWPSVKCIHLRTEEYRDLKNHKYVQGCPRDFNFGASLFPRQEDLALHIRRIVGRISDDGRRDLLFVAHDTKQDLKFLHRIGVDFMALPGVVGEIDTVTLHQEWRNSNDARSLRTMLSDLGIDYSNLHNAGNDAMYTMRAMLGLATEALRKSSAEARGENISDAESGHAVGFAFRTRASGELVLRYERGASLVARGQPLNYATTSCWPSRRLVQQATLL; from the exons ATGGTGACCTACAAAAGACCCGACAACGAGCTCATTGGACGCATGAACCGCCTTAGTATGGCTTTGGGCACAGAGGTCACTCTGTGTCCCAGAGACGAGaccgatggtgatggcgacaATGACCCTGCCCCGAATGATACGAAGAAGGACGAGATGGACTGGGAGCAGTCGCAATTCGTGACTTCCGAGGTCACCATGTCCATCACGCGAGCGGTAGATGAGGGTATGAGACTCGATGAGAGAGCATCCAGGACTACGAGAGTTCGGGCCGATACTGCCAGCTCATCTGGTCTCTTTTGTCCTTGGAAGACGATTAAGGCATATCCGTATCGGTTCATTGGAAAGCGCAACCGACCACGG GCTGTTCCGTTCTTCGAGGACATCCTGAAAGGCAGACTTTGGGACTT CTACTACCTCCATGACCCGCGCAATCCGGACAAGAAGCCGCACCTGCTCGTGCCAACCGTCCAGTTTGAGGCCTTCCTCTGCGGAATTAATCGAGAGCTCGACACGCAGCTGACCATACCACCGGGCCAAAATCGCCACAAGTTCGGCTTCAACTTTGAAGAACGTGGTCgcatgccgcggccgcggtaTCTTGCACGCTCGGAGAACCAGGACAGTCTGCAACACATCGACTGGCCGAAATTTGCCGAAGAGGACGCGGTAGGCTTCAATGAGGCCTCCGAAGCGGACCAAGCGGCTTTCGTTAAGGAGTTTGACCGGCTCCTCGTGCCAAACCCCATTACCCACTCTGAAAGAACCCTCGATCGGGCGAGGCAAAAGGCGTTCGATCGACGGGCAATGATGGAGCAGGTGCAGAAGCATCTGGGGCTTGAGCTAACGGAGGATACTCTTCGTCTCCGGCCCGTCTTTATTTGCGTAGATatcgaggcgctggaggaTCCCCCTCATCCCGTTTCCGAGGTGGGCATTGCCATCTTGGACGCGGAAAAGATTCGAATCATTGGGTCAGGCACGAGTGGCTCGAACTGGTGGCCTTCCGTCAAATGCATCCATCTTCGAACAGAAGAGTACCGCGACTTGAAGAACCACAAATATGTGCAAGGCTGCCCGCGCGACTTCAACTTTGG GGCGAGCCTTTTCCCGAGGCAAGAGGACCTAGCCCTCCATATCCGCCGGATAGTCGGCCGAATCAgcgatgacggccgccgcgacctgTTGTTCGTTGCCCATGACACAAAGCAGGATCTCAAGTTCCTTCACCGCATCGGCGTCGACTTTATGGCACTGCCTGGTGTCGTAGGGGAGATTGATACAGTTACATTGCATCAGGAGTGGCGCAATTCAAACGACGCCCGGAGCCTGCGCACTATGCTGTCGGATCTCGGCATCGACTACAGCAACCTGCACAACGCGGGCAACGACGCAATGTACACCATGCGTGCCATGCTGGGTCTCGCGACAGAGGCTTTGCGCAAGAGCTCGGCAGAGGCTCGGGGAGAAAA CATCAGCGACGCTGAGTCTGGGCACGCAGTCGGTTTTGCCTTTAGGACGCGGGCCTCGGGGGAACTAGTATTGAGATATGAGCGAGGAGCGAGTTTGGTTGCGCGTGGGCAACCTCTGAATTATGCAACAACATCGTGCTGGCCTAGTAGACGTCTCGTCCAACAGGCCACACTACTCTAG